The genomic segment cgaggatTCGCGAGCGCTTTTAAGTGTTAGCCGCCGCCCCTTttctgccgccgcccgatccGTCGCCATGGCGCTCACCACCGAGCAACAGACCTCGCACCTGTCCCGCCTCCAGCAGGAAATACTCGCCTGGGATTACTACCGcatgggcggcgaggacgaccccggcgccgccgcgggcaggaCCCTTCGCGAGGTCCCAAAGACCTTCGCGTCGATCAACGAGTACCTCGACGTGTTCGAGCCGCTCGTGCTCGAGGAGTGCGCGGCGCAGGTGTGcaggggcgaggagggcgacgcgcggccgtccaacgtcgccgccgtgctcagctccgagcgcgtcgacggcttTCACGTCGTCAAgttcgtcctcggcgaggaggccatGCGAGAGTTTCGAGACAACGAcctcatcctcgcggcgaaaaccgacccggcgcccgacgcggagacAAAGACGACGGGGAAGGGAGACAAGGACAAGGCGGTGGAAGAGAAGAACGCCTCAGCAGGGGGTAAGAAAGATAAGAAGGGggacgccaaggaggacgccgacggcgacgacgagcgagccTCTGTGTACGAGAACATGTACGCGCTGGGTTTCGTAGACGGCCGCGACTCCCGCAACGTCATGCGCGTGCGTTTCCACCTGcccgaggcgggcggcggacaGGGCGTGTTCAAgcgcagggcggcgctgacggacgacgacttcaCGCGCTTTCGGTCCATGCgaaacgcgctcgcgacgcccaaAAAAGCGTGGTACCTGATGCACCTGGCGAACATGAGCACCATCGCGAGGGAGTGGCTGGCGCTGCACGCGTTCCCGGCGCTTCCGTTCGCGCACACCATCCTTGGAGGTAAACctgcggccaaggcggcgcacTCGTCTTGGGAGCTGCCGGAGCCGCTCTCGAAGGCGATCGAATCCGCGTACAACGGTGAGATGACTTTTCCGCCCGGAACGCTTCCCTTTTTTTTTTGGCCTTCTCCCGCGCCTGTCCGTGAGGTCCCCCCTCTGCAatgcccgtcgccgtgcgctGATGACGAAATCTTTGATAGTAGATTATGAACTTGTTCTTTGATTACGAAAAAGACATGTGGTTTCTCTGAGCACATGCGACGCAATCGGAGAGGGGACCCGGTCTGGACGCCCGCGCTATTTTTCTTTTTGCACCCGCTTCTGTGAATTGACACTCTCTCGTCCTTCTCAATCCTTCTCACGCGAGCAGACAGCCAGCTCACCGCTctcaaggcggcgctcgagaaaCAGCCCATCACACTGATACAAGGTCCCCCGGGGACGGGCAAAACCCGAATCATCCTCTCCCTCCTCTCCGTCATTCTCCACGCCGTTCCCGGAGTCAAGAGCGGCCAGGAGATTGACCTCAAGCGTTtcctcgagacgcgcgatgAGCGCAAGCCCCTCTCACCCGCGGAGAACGCTTcggtgcaccgccgcgccgcgccgtggaTGCGCGGCGTGTTGaacccgcgcgatgcgccgccgccaccgcgggacgcgccgcccgtcccaCCGCCTCCCCCGGAGAAGCCCGAGGTGGTTGGCGAGACGGAGAACAGACGGACCAAGGTGCTCGTCTGCGCCCCAAGCAACtcggcgctggacgagatCGTCTTGCGCATCATGCAGTCGGGTCTTCTGGGTCCCAACGGCTCGCCGTACTCCCCGacgctcgtgcgcgtcggcgtgaaCGTCCACCACAGCGTTGAGAGCGTCTCGATGGAGGCGCTGGTCCGCGAGCGAgtcggcgaggttggcgacaaagtcgcggcggcggcggcggcggcggcgtcgtccgaaAAGAAGTTTGAacgcgcgctggagaaggaCCGGGTCAAGCTCGcgatcctcgacgaggctgCGGTGGTGTGCTCCACGCTCTCGTTCAGCGGGAGCGGCATGTTCGCGCGCATGACGCGGCAGTTTGACGTCGTGGTGATTGACGAGGCTGCTCAGGCTGTGGAGCCGAGCACGCTGGTTCCGCTGTGTTACGGCGCGAAGCAGGTGTTCCTGGTGGGTGACCCGCGGCAGTTACCGGCGACCGTCCTgtcgtcgatcgcgacggaccACAACTACGACCAGTCGCTGTTCAAGCGGTTCGAGCAGTGCGGGTATCCGATCCACCTGTTGAAGACGCAGTACCGGATGCATCCGGCGATTCGAGAGTTTCCGTCGACGCAGTTTTActccggcgagctcgaggacgggCCGAAGATGGCGGCCAAGACCAAGCGGCCGTGGCACGACAACATGCTGTTCCGACCGTTCGTTTtcatcgacgtcgcggggaaGGAGTACCAGGGCGGGGGTATGTCCTGGGCCAACGACGATGAGGCGACGCTTGccgtggcgctcgtggcTACCCTCGTGAAAAACtacgcggagctcgcgagcggcgagaaGATCGGCGTCATCTCCCCGTACAAGGCGCAGGTCAAGAACATCAGGCGCCGATTGGCGGAAACCctgggcgaggagcgcgcgaggaagGTGGACGTCAACTCCATCGACGGTTTCCAGGGTAGGGAGAAGGACGTGTGCATATTCAGCGTCGTGAGAGCCCCCGCGAAGGGCCGCGGGTTGggcttcgtcgccgacgagcgccgcaTCAACGTCGGCCTGACCCGCTCCAAGTCCTCGCTCATCGTGCTCGGAAgcgccaaggcgctcaaggGGGACGATAACTGGGGCGGCCtcgtggcgagcgcgcgggacaGGAACCTCATCGTGAAACCCGGAGGCAAAGATTACAAGGCTTTCGTCGCCAAGCACGGGGCGAcgtacgacgccgacgacctctCGGGCTCGGAGGATGAACccgaggaggcgatcgagacggacgaggaggacgcgtacggcgcggcgaccggcgtcgagcacggcggcgacggcggtggaggctCGCGTGCAGGCGTGAAGGGCCACGTGCACAGGCCCGATTGGCTGGTCTCGTCGCACCTCGCCGTggaagcggcggaggcgcttcGAAGAAACGCCGGGTCGCCGGCGctgcccggcgtcggcgcggacggttTCGCCGCGAAAGGGGTGGAGGACGAGCTGGTGTCTGAGGCGCCCGGTAAGGTCGGGGACGattacggcggcggcggcggcgacgacgacggcgacgaagatcCGTACGCTCCGGAACCCGAAACGCAGACCAGATCCGCCCCGCGCTCGAagcgaacccgcgcgtctgcgacgacggcgacggagaagaAGACGGCGGCTGGGGAGAAGAAGACGCCGGAGAAGAAGGgcagggcgacggcggcgaaggaggacacgacgtcgcctcccgcggcgaaACGCACCAGGTCGTCCAGGTAGAGGCATCACACGCGCGAAGGTACTTGTAATGTTACGAAGgtgacggtggacgagtgATTTCGGCACCTCTCAGAGGAGGGGTGTCGTGCGATATGGAGTTGCGAGTAACACGACGTGAAGAACGCCTCAGCGGTCGTTTCTCCTCGCAGCCACGGCACAACAGCCAGCTTTTCTTCGAAGATGCTCTGGTGGACTGAACACTGAAGCGACGTGGCGATGCGACCCAAGAGAAAATTTCCACAAGCCATCACCTTCAGGTTCGGTTCGCTTCTTCGCTTCTTCCGGGGAAACTTTCCGTGCGACAAAAGCCACTCATCGTAGCGCAGACGTCACAACCCAGCCGCGACGTGGGCAGAACGTATCGCCGCGAGATGTCCCGCAGAAACGCCAGCCTATGTGATCTCCCCGTCGAGCTCCGGGCGCTCGTCCTGTCCCACATTGAGCACGTCAAAACACGACAGACACTACAAGCGATGGACTCGACGTTCCAAGGGGCTTCTTCCCTGCCCGTGGCTTTGCCGCGGACTTTCGACTTCGAGGGGGTAGCGGGCGATAATATCGCCGACTGCCTCGTTCGTCTCCTGGATGACGATCGTGTGCGGTCGCTGGggaaggagcgcgcggtggagctcATTGGGGACGAGAAAAAAGACCGCCTCTGCGAGTACGCCTGCGGACGGAACTTCGAGGTTCTGAAGTGGGCTCACAACGAGCTGGACCTTCGGTGGGCGCCGTATCCTGCCGGGcgcgtgagcgacgacgtccttgTGCTACGCGTGCTACGTGAGATATGgtcggagctcgagcggtgGTGGCCAGAGGACGAAGGGCCTGAGGAGTGGGACGGAGTGAGGATGGTCGACGGCCGGGTGAATGAGCTCGAGTTGGATGGGCTTGGCCTGACCGGAGCGGTGCCGGCTGAGGTTGGACGCCTGAGCGCGCTGCGGGTGTTGTACCTCAACGACAATCAGCTGAGGaacgtgccggcggagatcgggcagctcacgtcgctggtgaCGTTGGACCTCCACGCCaaccagctgacgagcgtgccggcggaaatcgggcagctcacgtcgctggtaAGGTTGGACCTCCAAGtcaatcagctgacgagtgtgccggcggagatcgggcagctcacgtcgctggcgGGGTTGTTCCTCAGCCGCAACCAGCTGTTgagtgtgccggcggagatcgggcagctcacgtcgctggcgcACTTGTACCTCAGCCGCaaccagctgacgagcgtgccggcggagatcgggcagctcacgtcgctggcgcACTTGTACATCAGCAACaaccagctgacgagcgtgccggcggagatcgggcagctcacgtcgctgaccgAGTTGTACCTCAACGGCAAtaagctgacgagcgtgccggcggagatcgggcagctcacgtcgctggagaagTTGGATCTCGCCGGCAATCAACTGACGAGCTTGCCCGCGGAGATCGGTCAGCTCATGTCACTGACCGAGTTGAACCTCCACGCCAATCAGCTGAcaagcgtgccggcggagatcgggcagctcacgtcgctgaccgAGTTGTACCTCAACGCCAATCAGCTGAcaagcgtgccggcggagatcgggcagctcacgtcgctggagtcGTTGTTCCTCGGCAACAATCAGCTGAGGAACGTGCTGGcagagatcgggcagctcacgtcgctgaagtGGTTGTACCTCGAAGACAACaagctgacgagcttgccagcggagattgggcagctcacgtcgctgatgATGTTGCACCTCaacggcaatcagctgacgagcttgccggcggagatcgggcagctcacgtcgctgagggaGTTGTGGCTCCACGACACtcggctgacgagcgtgccggctgCGATACACGAGCTCGGAGCGGCAGGATGCTATGTGCGCATGGATGGCGGCGTGACGGTGGACGAAGGGGATGACGCCAGTGTGCTCCGGACATGGCGTGCGATGTGCCGTGAACTGCAGTGGAGGTGGCTGGAGGCATCGCCAGCAGAGCATTGGCAAGGGGTGACGATGAAAAACGGCCGGGTGGTGGAGCTCGAGTTGGAAAGGTTTGGCCTGACCGGagcggtgccggcggagatcgggcagctcacgtcgctgacgacGTTGGGCCTCGGTGGCAACCAgttgacgagcgtgccggcagagatcgggcagctcacatCGCTGGGGGGGTTGGGCCTCAGcgacaatcagctgacgagcgtgccggcggagatcgggcagctcacatCGCTGACGCACTTGTACCTCAACGGCAAtaagctgacgagcgtgccggcggagatcgggcagctcacgtcgctggagtgGTTGAACATCAGcaacaatcagctgacgagcgtgccggcggagatcgggcagctcaggTCGGTGTGGGGCTTGGACCTCAGCCGCAATCAactgacgagcttgccggcTGCGATACGCGAGCTCGGAGCGGCGGCTTACGATTTCCGCATAGATCCTGGCTTGACAGTGGACGAGTGAATGCGGCACATCTCAGCGTAGGCGTGTCGCGCGATAGGAGATTGTAAGTACGGGATACCtcataccttcgaaggtaacaCGATGTGAACATTTGTTGGAATTGCATGCAACCGAAATACTTTTAGACCGTGGTGACACACTAAACGCACGAGCGGCACCGGCAGGGCGAAGGATGGtggcctcgcgcgcccccaAGTCGCCGGAGAAGGCGATGGCTATCATCCTCTTCtccatcctcgccgtcgtgatCGTCCTGACGTCGTTGACGACGAGCACGTACTCGccatcctcgtcctcgtcgtcctcctctcGGCACGTCAACGACCCGCTCGGGTTGCCCCACTTCGTGACCCACGAGGTGAGGGACGACCCGGTGGGTTCGTGGGTGCACCACGCGTGGGAGGCCACCGAGcacgtcgtggacgaggtggcggaggagtTCGAGGAGTTCGGCGAGGACACCGCGCGGGTGTTCGAGCC from the Micromonas commoda chromosome 8, complete sequence genome contains:
- a CDS encoding predicted protein, translated to MALTTEQQTSHLSRLQQEILAWDYYRMGGEDDPGAAAGRTLREVPKTFASINEYLDVFEPLVLEECAAQVCRGEEGDARPSNVAAVLSSERVDGFHVVKFVLGEEAMREFRDNDLILAAKTDPAPDAETKTTGKGDKDKAVEEKNASAGGKKDKKGDAKEDADGDDERASVYENMYALGFVDGRDSRNVMRVRFHLPEAGGGQGVFKRRAALTDDDFTRFRSMRNALATPKKAWYLMHLANMSTIAREWLALHAFPALPFAHTILGGKPAAKAAHSSWELPEPLSKAIESAYNADSQLTALKAALEKQPITLIQGPPGTGKTRIILSLLSVILHAVPGVKSGQEIDLKRFLETRDERKPLSPAENASVHRRAAPWMRGVLNPRDAPPPPRDAPPVPPPPPEKPEVVGETENRRTKVLVCAPSNSALDEIVLRIMQSGLLGPNGSPYSPTLVRVGVNVHHSVESVSMEALVRERVGEVGDKVAAAAAAAASSEKKFERALEKDRVKLAILDEAAVVCSTLSFSGSGMFARMTRQFDVVVIDEAAQAVEPSTLVPLCYGAKQVFLVGDPRQLPATVLSSIATDHNYDQSLFKRFEQCGYPIHLLKTQYRMHPAIREFPSTQFYSGELEDGPKMAAKTKRPWHDNMLFRPFVFIDVAGKEYQGGGMSWANDDEATLAVALVATLVKNYAELASGEKIGVISPYKAQVKNIRRRLAETLGEERARKVDVNSIDGFQGREKDVCIFSVVRAPAKGRGLGFVADERRINVGLTRSKSSLIVLGSAKALKGDDNWGGLVASARDRNLIVKPGGKDYKAFVAKHGATYDADDLSGSEDEPEEAIETDEEDAYGAATGVEHGGDGGGGSRAGVKGHVHRPDWLVSSHLAVEAAEALRRNAGSPALPGVGADGFAAKGVEDELVSEAPGKVGDDYGGGGGDDDGDEDPYAPEPETQTRSAPRSKRTRASATTATEKKTAAGEKKTPEKKGRATAAKEDTTSPPAAKRTRSSR
- a CDS encoding predicted protein; the protein is MVDGRVNELELDGLGLTGAVPAEVGRLSALRVLYLNDNQLRNVPAEIGQLTSLVTLDLHANQLTSVPAEIGQLTSLVRLDLQVNQLTSVPAEIGQLTSLAGLFLSRNQLLSVPAEIGQLTSLAHLYLSRNQLTSVPAEIGQLTSLAHLYISNNQLTSVPAEIGQLTSLTELYLNGNKLTSVPAEIGQLTSLEKLDLAGNQLTSLPAEIGQLMSLTELNLHANQLTSVPAEIGQLTSLTELYLNANQLTSVPAEIGQLTSLESLFLGNNQLRNVLAEIGQLTSLKWLYLEDNKLTSLPAEIGQLTSLMMLHLNGNQLTSLPAEI
- a CDS encoding predicted protein, which translates into the protein MAIILFSILAVVIVLTSLTTSTYSPSSSSSSSSRHVNDPLGLPHFVTHEVRDDPVGSWVHHAWEATEHVVDEVAEEFEEFGEDTARVFEPRETNPRRAGTFGENGRERRGRDGRLEMDDWNVDDEGRAARRREKSGSGARARAEGGTKHHG